CCGGTCCTGCCGAGGACGGGGAGCTGGTGGCGGTGATCGCCGCCGCCATCGCGGCAGCCTGCGGGCGGGCCGTGGCGGTGACGGGCATCCGTCCGGTCCTGCCTGCGGGAGGGGCCTTGGCCTCCTCCTGGAAGATGGCGGGACGGATGGAGCAGCTGGAAGGCTAATCCCCGCAACGGGGACGACTTGGATTCTTCTGAGGAGGTCATTGTGATGGGTCGCAAATATCGCATCGTGGTGAACGGCAAGACGTACGACGTGGACGTGGAGGATCTGGGAGCCGGCGCCGCCGCTCCCGCCGCCGCTCCGGCTCCCGCCGCGGCTCCTGCCCCTGCTGCCGCTCCCGCTCCGGCCCCCGCGCCGAAGCCCGCCGCTCCCGCCGCCCCCGTCCCCGCCGGGGCGGGCACCGTGGAAGCCCCCATGCCCGGAAAGGTCCTCAAGGTCCTGGTGCAGCCCGGCGCCGCCGTGACGGCGGGTCAGCTGGTGCTGGTGCTGGAGGCCATGAAGATGGAGAACGAGATCTTTGCCCCCGCCTCCGGCGCCGTGTCGGAGGTCCGCTGCAAGGAAGGCGATTCGGTCAACACCGGCGACGTCCTCCTGGTGGTGGCGTAAGCCCCCCCGGCTAGGAGGGAGGAGCCATGGAACTTTACCTGACCGCGCTCAAGGGCCTCATCACCCAGTCGGGCCTGGTGGGGCTCACCACGGGCAACATCATCATGCTGGTGGTGGCTCTGGTGCTGCTGTACCTGGCCATCGGCAAGGGCTTCGAACCCCTGCTGCTCATGCCCATCGCCTTCGGCTGTCTTCTGGTGAACCTGCCCCTCTCGGGGATCATGGACCCCGGCGGGTTCCTCTACTACGTCTCCTTCGGGACGAAGCACGAACTGTACCCCATCATCATCTTCATGGGCATCGGAGCCCTCACGGACTTCGGCCCCCTGCTGGCCAACCCCATCACGTTCCTCCTGGGGGCGGCGGCGCAGTTCGGGGTCTTCATCGCCGTGGTGGGGGCCATGTTCATGGGCTTCAGCATCCAGGAGGCCGCGGCCATCGGGATCATCGGGGGCGCCGACGGCCCCACCTCCATCTACCTGTGCATGAAGCTGGCCCCGAAGATTCTGGGGGCGGTGGCGGTGGCGGCGTACAGCTACATGTCCCTGGTGCCCCTGATCCAGCCCCCCATCATCCGGCTCTTCACTACCAAGAAGGACCGGGCCATCAAGATGGAGCAGCTCCGGCCCGTGACCCGCACGGAGCGGATCCTCTTCCCCATCATTAGCACCATCGCCTGCGGGCTCATCCTGCCCCCGGCGGTGCCCCTCATCGGGATGCTCATGTTCGGGAACCTGCTTCGGGAGTGCGGCTGCACGGAGCGGCTGAACCTGGCGGCGCAGAACGAGATCCTCAACGCCACCACCATCTTCCTGGGGATCACCGTGGGGGCCACCATGGAGGCCCAGACCTTCCTCACCGCAGCGACCCTGAAGATCATCGTCCTGGGGCTGGTGGCCTTCATCTTCAGCACCGCCGGAGGCTGTGTCTTTGGTCAGGTGATGAAGGTCATGTCCGGGGGCAAGATCAACCCCCTTATCGGGGCCGCAGGGGTCTCCGCGGTGCCCATGGCCGCCCGGGTGTGCCAGCGGGTGGTGCAGCAGGAGTTCCCCGGGTCCTACGTGCTCATGCACGCCATGGGACCCAACGTGGCGGGAGTGGTGGGAACCGCCGTGGCGGCGGGAGCCATGCTCACCCTGCTGACGGCGTAGAGAACTCCGCCTCAAGGAATCTCGACACAGTAAACGGGGGAGGGAGGCCTTAGGCCTCCCTCCTGCTCCATTGCAGGGGGGCTCCGGTTCTCCTGTGGTCTGTTCGCTTCCTGTCAGTGGGGCGGCGGGATGTTTTTTGTCCATAAAGTGCAGGGGCGGCGAGGCACAGGGCTTCGCCGCTCGTTTCATTTTTCCGACAAAACCGGTACACTAGGACCCAAGACCTACGTCTCGTGATGAAGGGGGAGTGCCCATGCGCGTCCTTCCTGCGGCGCAGCTGGTGGAGCGGATTCGGGAGCTGGCCCTGGAGGCCAACCGGGTCCTGCCCGGTCCGGTGCTTCGGGCCCTGAAGGAGGGTCGGGACCGGGAACCCCTGCCCCTGGCCCGGTCGGTGCTGGAGGATCTGCTGGAGAACGCCCGCATCGCCCGGGAGGAATCCCTTCCCCTCTGCCAGGACTGCGGCCTGGCGGTGGTCTTCCTCTCCTGGGGGCAGGAGGTGCTTCTGGAAGGGTCCTCCCTGCGGGAGGCGGTGGACGAAGGGGTCCGCCGGGCCTACCGGGAGGGGTACCTCCGCAAGTCCGTGGTCACGGACCCCCTCTTCGACCGGATCAACACGGGGGACAACACCCCCTCGGTGATCCATCTGGAGTCCGTCCCCGGGGATCGGGTGGAGATCACCGTGGCCCCCAAGGGGATGGGCAGCGAGAACATGAGCCGCATCGCCCTGCTTCGCCCCGCCGACGGGGAGGAGGGGGTGCTGGATTTCCTGGTGGAGGCGGTCCGTGCCGCCGGCCCCAACCCCTGTCCCCCCGTGGTGCTGGGGGCGGCGGTGGGGGGGAACTTCGAGACCGTGGCCCTGGCGGCCAAGAAGGCCCTGCTCCGCCCCCTGGGACAGCCCCACCGGGACCCCCGCTACGCTGCCCTGGAGGCGGAGGCCCTGAGGCGGATCAACGCCCTGGGCATCGGCCCGGGGGGCTACGGAGGGGCCACCACCGCCCTGGCGGTGCACCTGTCCTGCCTGCCCACCCACATCGCGGGCATGCCCGCAGCGGTCAACTTCTGCTGCCACGCCCTGCGCCACGCCTCGGGCGTCCTTTGAGGAGGGGAAACCCATGACGGAAGCCCGCATCCTGACCCTCTCCACCCCCTTGACCCGGGAGGTCCGAAAGGACCTTCGGGCGGGGGATCGGGTGCTCCTCTCCGGGACGATCTATGCCGCCCGGGACGCGGCGCACCGCCGCATGACCGAGTCTCTCCGCCGGGGGGAACCCCTTCCCTTCGATCTTCGGGACCAGGTGGTGTACTATGCCGGCCCCGCCCCCACCCCGCCGGGTCGGGCCATCGGCCCCGTGGGCCCGACCACCAGCGGTCGCATGGACCCCTACACCCCTGCCCTCCTGAACCTGGGACTGGGGGGGATGATCGGCAAGGGACGCCGCTCTCCGGAGGTGCTGGAGGCCCTCAGGCGCCACGGGGCGGTGTACTTCGGCGCCACCGGGGGTGCGGCGGCGCTGCTGGCTCGATCCGTGCAGGAGTGCGTCCTGGTGGCCTACGAGGACCTGGGGCCGGAGGCCATCCTGCGCCTTCGGGTGGAGGGTTTCCCCGCCGTGGTGGTGGTGGACCCCCTGGGGACGGACCTCTACGACGTGGGTCCCCGGGAGGCGAGGCGCGCCCTGGGGTACGGGGACTGACGGAGATCCCTTTGCGGGGCGGATCGGACCAGCCCGTGGAGGTGGTCCTGGGGCCGGGGCTTCAGGGGGAAGGGGAGCGTCTCCTCCGGGTGTCCCTCCCGGGGCCCCTGCCCCTGAGGGAGTTCCTTCTGTTCCTCGGCCTGGACCCCCGGAACGTGGGGCCGGTCCTGAGGGAGGGCCGGACGGCGTCCCTCGAGGTCACCGTGTTACCAGGAGAACGATTGGTCCTGTTGCCTCCGCTGGATGGAGGATAGTGGTTCGACCCAAGTTCATTTTGTGTTATTGTTTGGGAATTGGCTTGACGCCACAGCCCCCTGTGGTTTAATGGCTCTAGAGGCACCAATCGACACGGAGGTAAGGGAAGTGAAACGTGGGTTTCGGTTCCTGGCGGTAGGGGCAGCGCTCTTCTCGTTGATGGCGGGTACGGCCTTCGGGGCCACCTTCATCAACATCGGTACCGGCACCACCGGGGGGACCTACTACCCCGTGGGGGCGGGCATGGCGAAGATCTGGAACACCGCGATCCCGGGGATGAAGGCCAGCGCCCAGTCCACCGGCGGCACCGTGCACAACCTGCAGCTCATGAGCAAGGGCGAGGCGGAGATGGGCTTCGCCGACGGGCTTTACTACTTCGCTTACCTGGGCAAGGGCAAGTACGAGGGCCAGCCCCAGAAGTACCTCCGCGCCATGGTGCCCCTCTACGCCGAGCCCATCCACTTCCTGGTGGCCAAGGGCAGCGGCATCAAGGACCTTCGCGGCCTGAAGGGCAAGCGGGTCTCCATCGGAGCCGTGGCAAGCGGCACGGAGGTCACCGCCAAGGAGCTGCTTCGGGCGGCGGGGCTGAACCCGGACAAGGACATCAAGGCGGAGAACCTGGGGCTCTCCGACACCGCCAAGGCCTTCGCGGACAAGCAGATCGACGCGGCCCTCACCGTGGGCGCCGTGGGGATCTCCGGGGTGGTGGAAGCGGCCACCATGGGCCTGGTGGAGTTCGTGGACGTCCCGGAGGCCCAGATCAACCAGATCTGCGCTAAGCTGCCTTATTTCCTTCCCTTCACCATTCCCGCCAAGACCTACAAGGGGCAGGACAAGCCCAACAAGACCTTCGCCAGCTGGAACATCCTGGTGGTGTCCGACAAGGTGGACGCGGACCTGGTCTACAAGATGACCAAGGCCCTCTTCGATAAGAAGCAGGACCTGGTGAACATCACCACCCGCATGAGTTCCATGACCCCGGAGAACGTGCGCTACATCAAGATCCCCCTGCACCAGGGGGCGAAGAAGTACTACAAGGAAGCGGGAGTGGCGGTGAACTAGCCCGTCCGTTTCCGTTCCAGGGGGCTGCTGTACAGGCGTCAAGCCGGGGGACGGCGTGAGTCGTCCCCCGTTCTGTACCGAAAGGAGCGTCGGATCGCTATGGAACCCAAGGAAAAGCCGGTGGATCTGCTTTCCATCGACCCCATGAACGACGAAAAGATCCAGCGGCTGGTGGAGAAGTACGACGCGGAGAGTCGCTACCGCAGGCTGACCGGCTTGCCGGGCAAGCTGGTCACCCTGCTCCTCGCGGGGATGTCCCTGTTCCACCTCTACACCGCGGGCATCGGCATCCTCCCCATCACCATCCAGCGGGCGGTGCACCTCACCTTCGCCATCGTGGCGGTGTACCTGCTCTATCCCATGACCCAGAAGGGCTCCAAGACCCAGACGCCCTGGTACGACTGGATCCTGGCCGCCGCGTCCCTGGTGGCGGTGGGCTACATCGCCCTGTTCTTCAACGACATCGCCCGCCGGGGGGCGGAACCCATCGGGTACGAGCTGTGGCTGGGGGCCCTGGCCATGGTGCTGGTCCTGGAGGCGGGACGCCGGGTGGTGGGCAACGTGCTGCCGGTGATGAGTCTCCTCTTCCTTTCCTACTGCTACTACGGGGCCTACGCCCCCGGGATGTTCCAGATCCGGGGCTACTCCGTGAGCCGCATCATCCAGCACATGTACCTCACCCCCGAGGGGATCTTCGGCGTGGCCCTGGGGGTGTCCGCCACCTTCGTCATCACCTTCATCATCTTCGGCGCCTTCCTGGGCAAGAGCGGGGGCGCCCGGTTCTTCAACGAGCTGGCACTGGCACTGGCGGGCTCCCGTCCCGGAGGTCCCGCCAAGGTGGCCGTGGTGGCCTCGGGGCTTCTCGGGACCATCAACGGTTCCTCCGTGGCCAACGTGGCCACCACCGGGACCTTCACCATCCCCCTGATGAAGCGGGTGGGCTACAAGCCCGAGTACGCCGGGGCGGTGGAAGCCTGCGCCTCCACGGGAGGCCAGCTCATGCCCCCCATCATGGGGGCCGGAGCCTTCATCATGAGCGAATTCCTGGGCATGTCCTACCTGCGCATCGCTGCGGCGGCGGCTCTGCCTGCGGTGCTCTACTACACCGCCATCTTCGTGAACGTCCACGTGCGGGCCCGCAAGCGGGGCCTCCGGGGGCTTTCCAAGGACGAGCTTCCCGCGGCGGGGCAGGTCCTCAAGCAGGACGGACACCTGCTCATTCCGGTGATCGCGGTCATCGCGGCCCTTCTGATGAAGTACACCCCCATCAAGGCGGCGTTCCTGGGGGTGTTGGCGGTGGTGGTGGTGAGCCAGTTCCGGGCCCACACCCGTATGGGCTTCAAGGCCATCGTGGAAGCCCTGGAAGAAGGGGCCCGGGGCGGCCTGGGGGTGGCTTTGGCCTGCGCCCTGGTGGGCTTCGTGGTGGGGACCTCCACCCTCACCTCCCTGGGGCTCACCCTGTCCAACAACATCATCGAGATCTCCGGGGGGAAGCTCCTCCCCACCCTGGTGATGGCCATGGTGGCCTCCCTGGTCCTGGGCATGGGGCTGCCCACCACGGCGAACTACATCGTGTGCAGCACCATCATCGCCCCCGCCCTCATCGGCATGAACGTCTTTCCCCTGGCGGCGCACCTCTTCGTGTTCTACTTCGGCATCATGGCGGACCTGACCCCGCCGGTGTGCCTGGCCGCCTTCACGGGGGCGGGCATCGCCGGGGCCAACCCCGCCAAGACGGGCTTCACCGCCACGAAGATCGCCCTGGCGTCCTACCTGCTGCCCTACAGCTTCATCTACAGCCCCATGATCCTGCTGGAAAACGTGGTCTACCTGGACCTGGCGGTGATCCTGGTGGCCGGGGTGGCGGGGATCCTGGGCCTGGCGGCGGGACTCGAAGGGTGGATGTTCCGGTCCCTGAAGCCCCTGGAGCGGGTGGCCATCATCCTGGTCTCCGTGGGGGCCTTCCTGCCTCACGACCTGCCCAAGCTGGTGGCCCTGGGGGCGGTGGTGGCGGCGTTCCTGTTCTTCCGCAAGACCGCAGGGGAGGAGATCCAGCCCGAGACGGCCTGATCTCCCTCCCTTCGAGATCCCGTGCGGAGCCGCCCGGCGCGTTCGGGCGGCTCCGCGCACGTTGCGGGGATGGCGGCTACAATGGCTGGGAACGGGGGGACGGGAGATGAAGGAGATCTGGTTGGTGGGGGCCGTGGTGGTCCTGGGGGTGGCGGGAGGCCGGCTCGGCTTCCCCGCGGGGGGGTTGGTGCTAGGCCTGGTGGGGGGGCTGACGGTGAAGGCCCTTTTGGGGATGAACGTCCTGGCCCCCCTGCCGGGGCTTTCCCTGGTCTCCCAGATCCTGGTGGCCTACGTCCTGGTGCGCTCCTCCGACCTGGTGTCCCTCAAGGACCTTCCCCGCCTGATCCCTGCGGCCCTGGCCTACTGCATCCTCCTCCTGGGCTTCTCCCTCTTCCTGGCCTGGCTGTTCGGTCGGCTCTGCGGGATGGACTTCCTCACCGCCCTGTTCGCCACCTCCCCCGGGGGGCTCACGGGCATCGCCACCGTGGCGGTGGAGACCGGGGCCAACGCCCCCGTGACGGTGCTTTTCAACCTGGTGCGCCTGGTGGCCATCCTGGTGGTCCTTCCCCTGATCGCGGCCTTCTGGAGCCGCCCCTGACGCCTTGAAGGACCGGGAGATCCTCCATTCTTCGGTGGTGACCTACGTGGTGCAGGGCTTCATGGCCCTGTACTTCCTCTACCCCCTGGCCCTGTCCCGACAGGGGGTGGACCTGGTGCGCACCGGCTGGCTCATGAGCGCCTTCTTCCTGGCCACCACCCTGGTCCGTCCCCTGGGGAGCCTCTGCACGGAGCGCCTGGGGGTCTGGCGGACCCTGCTCCTTTCCGGCCTGGGCATGGGGGTTGCGTCCTTGGGTCTGGCGGTACCGGGGAGCTTTTCCCTCCTCCTGGCGGTGCGCCTCCTCCAGGGGGGGTTCTACGGGGTCTACATGGTGGGGCTCACGGCCTACCAGGCCCTGGTGATCCCCCCGGACATCCGAGGGGCCGCCTTCGCTTTGGTCTCCGTGGGGTACGTGATGCCCCAGCTCACCGTGGTGCCCGGGGCGGACTTCCTCCTCTCCCGGGGCTGGCTCGGGGTCTACTTGGCCCAGGCTCCCCTGTGGGGGTTCGCCTGCGCCGCCGCTGCCTTTCTGGTTCCCCGGGAACTGGCCCGGGAACGACGGCCCCGGGAGGACTGGGGTTCCTGGGGGGAGCTGCGCCGCCTTTCCGGGCTTGTGCCCCTCCTGGTCTCCCTTCTCCTCTTCGCCCTGGTGAACGCCACGGGTCTCCAGTACCTTCCCTCCCTCGCTGGGGAGAAGGGGCTTTCCGCCAGCCGGTTCGTGGTGGGGGTCGCCCTGGCCGCCCTGGGAGTCCGACTGGCGGGTTCCCGGTTCATGGATTCCTGCGCCAAGAGGATGGGGCTGTTGGGCGGCTCGGTGGTTCTCATGGGAGGCGCGGGGCTGGCGGCCCTGGAGGCGGGTTCCGACGGAGCCCTGCTGGCCTGCGGGCTCCTCTACGGGGTGGGGATGGGCTTCGGCTTTCCCGTGGTGCTGGCCCTGATCCCGGACCTGATCCCCCCGAGGCTTCGCCCCAAGGGGGTGGCCCTGGCCTTCTTCGCCATGGACGGGGGGTGGATCGCCGCTCCCCTGGCCGTGGGGTACCTGGGGCGGTTCGCCGGTCTGGAGGGGGCCATCCTCCCCATCATGGGCCTGGGACTCCTGGGAGGCGGGGCGGTCTGGGGGTTCGGCTGGAGGCCCCTCTGCCGCAGGAGGAGGGGGGAGGAGGAATCGGGGGATGGGACTTGAGGACCGCGGCACCATGAGTTATAAGTGAAGGGCGCCGAAGGAGCAGGCCCACGGAACCGGCGCGCCGGGAGGGACGGAGATGGAGCTTCGGGAATACCTTCAAGTCTCGACGGATAGCCGCAAGAGCGACCGGTTGAAGCTCCTCTTCTTTCGGGATCAGTTGGCCTGCGACGAGTTTGCCCAGCTTTGGTCCCTGGCGGAGGAGATCGACGGAGAGGACGAAGCCCTGCTGTTGCGGGGGCTGGCGGCCAACGAGCGGGCCTCCCAGAGGGGCATCGTCAAGCCCCGGGGGCGCGGCCTGGGCTACCGCCTCTGGAGGCAGGCGCCGGAGGAGGACCTGCTCTGGATGGTCCGGGCCTTCACCGCCGCGGCGCTGGACTTCCACTTTGCCGGGGGCGACGGGAACTTCATGGCCGCCGGAGGGTGCCCCGTCCAGGGGCTCCTTGCCTCCCTCCCCGTGGGGGTGCTGGGCAAGGGCCTGGGGCGGGGAGAGCGGGAACTGGCGGAGGCCCTGGCCCTGAGCCAGCTGGTCACCGGGGCGCTGCTTCCCGACTCGGGGGACGAACCGGGCTTCGACGGCCTGGTGGCAGCCTCCGCGGGGGCCGCGGCGGGGATGACCCGTCTGGGGGACGGGTCCCCCAAGGCGGCGGAGGAGGCCGTGGCCACCCTGGTGGCCGCCGTCCTGGGCAGCCCGGAGGGCTCCGAACCCTCCATGTGGCAGTACGTGGGTTCCTGCCTGGCGGGGCAGGCCTTCATGGCCTCCCAGCTGGCCCTTTCGGGGCAGGGGCTTTCCCTGCGTTTCGGGGAGACCCGATGCCTTCTGGGGGACTGGGTGAAGCGTCAGAGAGAGGAACTTCTCTGACTATC
The sequence above is drawn from the Aminomonas paucivorans DSM 12260 genome and encodes:
- a CDS encoding L-serine ammonia-lyase, iron-sulfur-dependent, subunit alpha, which produces MELREYLQVSTDSRKSDRLKLLFFRDQLACDEFAQLWSLAEEIDGEDEALLLRGLAANERASQRGIVKPRGRGLGYRLWRQAPEEDLLWMVRAFTAAALDFHFAGGDGNFMAAGGCPVQGLLASLPVGVLGKGLGRGERELAEALALSQLVTGALLPDSGDEPGFDGLVAASAGAAAGMTRLGDGSPKAAEEAVATLVAAVLGSPEGSEPSMWQYVGSCLAGQAFMASQLALSGQGLSLRFGETRCLLGDWVKRQREELL
- a CDS encoding TAXI family TRAP transporter solute-binding subunit, producing MKRGFRFLAVGAALFSLMAGTAFGATFINIGTGTTGGTYYPVGAGMAKIWNTAIPGMKASAQSTGGTVHNLQLMSKGEAEMGFADGLYYFAYLGKGKYEGQPQKYLRAMVPLYAEPIHFLVAKGSGIKDLRGLKGKRVSIGAVASGTEVTAKELLRAAGLNPDKDIKAENLGLSDTAKAFADKQIDAALTVGAVGISGVVEAATMGLVEFVDVPEAQINQICAKLPYFLPFTIPAKTYKGQDKPNKTFASWNILVVSDKVDADLVYKMTKALFDKKQDLVNITTRMSSMTPENVRYIKIPLHQGAKKYYKEAGVAVN
- a CDS encoding biotin/lipoyl-containing protein, which encodes MGRKYRIVVNGKTYDVDVEDLGAGAAAPAAAPAPAAAPAPAAAPAPAPAPKPAAPAAPVPAGAGTVEAPMPGKVLKVLVQPGAAVTAGQLVLVLEAMKMENEIFAPASGAVSEVRCKEGDSVNTGDVLLVVA
- a CDS encoding MFS transporter, whose protein sequence is MTYVVQGFMALYFLYPLALSRQGVDLVRTGWLMSAFFLATTLVRPLGSLCTERLGVWRTLLLSGLGMGVASLGLAVPGSFSLLLAVRLLQGGFYGVYMVGLTAYQALVIPPDIRGAAFALVSVGYVMPQLTVVPGADFLLSRGWLGVYLAQAPLWGFACAAAAFLVPRELARERRPREDWGSWGELRRLSGLVPLLVSLLLFALVNATGLQYLPSLAGEKGLSASRFVVGVALAALGVRLAGSRFMDSCAKRMGLLGGSVVLMGGAGLAALEAGSDGALLACGLLYGVGMGFGFPVVLALIPDLIPPRLRPKGVALAFFAMDGGWIAAPLAVGYLGRFAGLEGAILPIMGLGLLGGGAVWGFGWRPLCRRRRGEEESGDGT
- a CDS encoding fumarate hydratase codes for the protein MRVLPAAQLVERIRELALEANRVLPGPVLRALKEGRDREPLPLARSVLEDLLENARIAREESLPLCQDCGLAVVFLSWGQEVLLEGSSLREAVDEGVRRAYREGYLRKSVVTDPLFDRINTGDNTPSVIHLESVPGDRVEITVAPKGMGSENMSRIALLRPADGEEGVLDFLVEAVRAAGPNPCPPVVLGAAVGGNFETVALAAKKALLRPLGQPHRDPRYAALEAEALRRINALGIGPGGYGGATTALAVHLSCLPTHIAGMPAAVNFCCHALRHASGVL
- a CDS encoding AbrB family transcriptional regulator — protein: MRGWRLQWLGTGGREMKEIWLVGAVVVLGVAGGRLGFPAGGLVLGLVGGLTVKALLGMNVLAPLPGLSLVSQILVAYVLVRSSDLVSLKDLPRLIPAALAYCILLLGFSLFLAWLFGRLCGMDFLTALFATSPGGLTGIATVAVETGANAPVTVLFNLVRLVAILVVLPLIAAFWSRP
- a CDS encoding TRAP transporter permease codes for the protein MEPKEKPVDLLSIDPMNDEKIQRLVEKYDAESRYRRLTGLPGKLVTLLLAGMSLFHLYTAGIGILPITIQRAVHLTFAIVAVYLLYPMTQKGSKTQTPWYDWILAAASLVAVGYIALFFNDIARRGAEPIGYELWLGALAMVLVLEAGRRVVGNVLPVMSLLFLSYCYYGAYAPGMFQIRGYSVSRIIQHMYLTPEGIFGVALGVSATFVITFIIFGAFLGKSGGARFFNELALALAGSRPGGPAKVAVVASGLLGTINGSSVANVATTGTFTIPLMKRVGYKPEYAGAVEACASTGGQLMPPIMGAGAFIMSEFLGMSYLRIAAAAALPAVLYYTAIFVNVHVRARKRGLRGLSKDELPAAGQVLKQDGHLLIPVIAVIAALLMKYTPIKAAFLGVLAVVVVSQFRAHTRMGFKAIVEALEEGARGGLGVALACALVGFVVGTSTLTSLGLTLSNNIIEISGGKLLPTLVMAMVASLVLGMGLPTTANYIVCSTIIAPALIGMNVFPLAAHLFVFYFGIMADLTPPVCLAAFTGAGIAGANPAKTGFTATKIALASYLLPYSFIYSPMILLENVVYLDLAVILVAGVAGILGLAAGLEGWMFRSLKPLERVAIILVSVGAFLPHDLPKLVALGAVVAAFLFFRKTAGEEIQPETA
- a CDS encoding sodium ion-translocating decarboxylase subunit beta produces the protein MELYLTALKGLITQSGLVGLTTGNIIMLVVALVLLYLAIGKGFEPLLLMPIAFGCLLVNLPLSGIMDPGGFLYYVSFGTKHELYPIIIFMGIGALTDFGPLLANPITFLLGAAAQFGVFIAVVGAMFMGFSIQEAAAIGIIGGADGPTSIYLCMKLAPKILGAVAVAAYSYMSLVPLIQPPIIRLFTTKKDRAIKMEQLRPVTRTERILFPIISTIACGLILPPAVPLIGMLMFGNLLRECGCTERLNLAAQNEILNATTIFLGITVGATMEAQTFLTAATLKIIVLGLVAFIFSTAGGCVFGQVMKVMSGGKINPLIGAAGVSAVPMAARVCQRVVQQEFPGSYVLMHAMGPNVAGVVGTAVAAGAMLTLLTA
- a CDS encoding Fe-S-containing hydro-lyase gives rise to the protein MTEARILTLSTPLTREVRKDLRAGDRVLLSGTIYAARDAAHRRMTESLRRGEPLPFDLRDQVVYYAGPAPTPPGRAIGPVGPTTSGRMDPYTPALLNLGLGGMIGKGRRSPEVLEALRRHGAVYFGATGGAAALLARSVQECVLVAYEDLGPEAILRLRVEGFPAVVVVDPLGTDLYDVGPREARRALGYGD